One Echeneis naucrates chromosome 16, fEcheNa1.1, whole genome shotgun sequence genomic window, ctttttttaaatcaaggtgAACTCAAACGATGACAGGGGTGTGGTGAGTGGCCGCTGGGAAGAACCATATACTGGTGGAGTTGCCCCATACCGATGGACTGGCAGTGTGCCAATCCTCCAGCAGTGGAGCAGGGCTGGAGTCAGGGCGGTCAAATATGGCCAGTGCTGGGTGTTTGCTGGTGTCGCCTGCACAGGTGACATTGTCAAAGATTTCACTACTGCATGTTTCAAAGATCCCAAAGTAAAACAGAATTGaagataagaagaaaaaaatgtgcttcAAGGAACATTGTTTTAATGTCAACTACTGTAAAGTGTCGACAAAATGTTTGgtagcagaaagaaaagaaaggaaaggtcTAACGTGTTGCTGTTATCTTCACAGTGCTGCGCTGTTTGGGAATCCCTACACGCCTCATCAGTAACTTCGCCTCGGGCCATGACACAGATGAAAACCTCACCATAGAAATCGTGCTGAATGAACGGCTGGAGCCCGTTGGCGGGAGGGACAGTAGCTGGTGGGAACACTcatgaaatacacagaaaaacattctAAAGTCACATTTAATAAATGATATTATCTTATTAgttccttctctttttcctgtgATTGTAGGAACTTCCACTGCTGGGTCGAGTCCTGGATGAGGAGAGATGATCTCCCCAAGGGCAATGATGGCTGGCAGGTTTTGGACTCCACACCGCAAGAGCGCAGTGATGGTACATTCATAATTTCTGACTAACTTATGTTTCCAGGACTGTCACAGATGGCTTCTTTTATGTTATATAAACAGCAGAATGTTAAAGATAAAGTGTCTGGTGTTGTTAGTTTgctgaaaaactaaataaacaaaattctTGTCCTTCAGGTGAATTTCGCTGTGGCCCATGTCCAGTGAAAGCCATCAAGGAGGGAAATTTGGGAGTGAAGTATGACGCGCCCTTTGTCTTTGCTGAGGTGAACGCTGACATGGTCTTCTGGAAGATCACGCCAGATGGCGAACGGCAGAAGGTGAGATTTTTGTTTGGATTGATtttagaaatacttttttttttttttttttaagagaaggTTTAATGATGGATAGAGTGATGATAATGTTGATGTTCTGTATTGTTGTAGATCAAAGTGGACCAGCAAAGTGTGGGGAGGAACATCAGCACCAAAAGTATTTACGGCAACCACAGAGAAGATGTCACTCTTCAGTACAAATATCCTGAAGGTTAGAGGGTCACTGAGTGCACAAAAGTACAACAGCCATCACAATAAGCGAAACCCCTGAGGGACCATAATCACAATCcagtttttagtttagtttacaaacaaaattaaGACTGTTTCTGTTAAATCTTGAAGCTCCAGGGCCCTGGAGTATAATGTCTTACATCATAATGCTTTAAAACTAGTTAGGATTAGCTGTAATTTTCCAACATGTTCTCCACAGGctctgagaaagagagagaggtgtacAAGAAAGCTGGACGCCGGGTCACAGAGCCGAGCGACGAGGCCGCAGAACCAGAACTGCAGCTGTCTATCAAGCATGCTAAGCCTGTTTTTGGGACAGACTTTGATGTGATTGTTGAGGTATGGAGTCTGAATGGATGACATGATAAAGGAGCACATCAGGGCTGATGCTCTGTGGATTTAGATGTATTTGTCCCCCAAGTGATGAATCCTGTCTGCCCACAGTTGAAgaatgaaggaagaaaggaCACCAAAGCTCAGCTGACCATTCTGGCCACCAGTGTGACTTACAATTCGTTCAATCTGGGGGAGTGCCAGCACAAGATAACCAGTGTGACCGTACCAGCTCAGCAAAGTTAGTAGTTTAAATAAATCCACAAAGGCCTCTGGTGCagacaaactgtaaaataaccATAATTCTTTGTCTTGTATTTTATCTTGGTCTTTGCATTTTTTACTGTCCAACGTTAAGtgtgcaattgtgtgtgtgtgtgtgtgtttagcccACAGGGAAGTGATGCGCCTGCACTATGATGACTATGTCAAATGTGTTGCTGAGAACCATCTAATCAGAGTGAAAGCATTATTAGAGATTTCAGGGAACCACGAACCCATCATGACCATGGCAAACATCCCACTGAGCACACCTGAGCTCTTCATACAGGTGGGTACATCAGTCAGACTATCAAGATACTGACATGGTGGAACGGATTTGGGGTTTTTCTGAATGAACTGTCTGAGTGCAGAGGGCTCGGCTAACCTCAGATATTCCAGAGCGGACTTGCAGAGACACCTACTGTCTCGAACCCCAGAACACTGAGCTGTCTGTGTCCACTTTCTCCAGGTGCCTGAGAAGGCTTTTGTCAGGGAAAGAGTGACAGCCCACATCTCCTTCATCAATCCTCTGCCTGTCCCACTGAAGGGTGGTGTGTTCACTGTGGAGGGGGCCGGTCTGTTGTCTTCCTCTAAGATCCATGTAAAGTAAGTGCTGGCGGGTTACATGCATTGACTTTACAAACAACGTACAGTGCAAACATATATCACCCATGTGAGAATAAAAGTGGGTGGTTTTGTAAAGTATGCCGTTACTTCACAAAATCGAAATTTCCACTTAATGCTACAACAAAAATTGAGCCATAAGaactctctctctatctctgtctctttcagtgAAGATATTTCTCCAGGCCAGAAGGTTTTTGTCAAGATGTCCTTCAATCCTGTGAGGACTGGGGTGCGGAAGTTTCTGGTGGACTTCGACTCTGATAGGCTGAAGGGTGTGAAAGGAGACGCAATTTTGATCATCCGCAAGCGATTTTCTATCGCTGGATTTTAATGTTTCAGCTTATTGAAATGTCCTAAGTATAGTGTGAAAGGAGCAACCTGTTTGAATTTAAGGCCAGGATGtattgctttgctttttgtcCATGTTCCACCTCAGTGCCATTTTGTTCCTTTATTTCTTACTGGAGTGAGGTGTTAGATTTACCACATTGCCCAACACCTGTCCATCTTGATTTTTTAGTTCTTAactattaaatgaaatgaaagcccTCAGGGGCAGGTGCAGGGTTAAattgaattttatatttattactgTTGAAAAGCATTCACTCAAAGAAAattatgtttcatgttttgtgtctgaattgtgtttttgaaCTATTTTAAACTGCTCATATATGATTGGAAGAGCTTGCAATACTTTacaattcattcatatttttaaatgtttttaatgatcGGGTGTGTTTATGCTGATATTGCTTtcaataaagatttttttcacaggAATTCCTTTTGTCTGACCTTTCATGAACTTAGGCCACAGGTTTAATACAGCAATATAATTTTTGCAATCAATGCAAGCATGTGTTCAGCCAATAACGTGGAAGCTATGCAGCAACAGTTTATGAGAGAAGAGACATTAATGAGATCTCAGATACTTGacttaaataacacaaattttcatttaaaatcatttagtgcaagaaacattttttaacatgtaaGTTCAGAATGGTCACAAACATCCCCCTttgattaattttaattttctttaccTTTAAGTCCAGGTATTTATTAGGCTTAGTTGATCACAAAGTCCCAGTTCACAGGGTCAACGTCCTGGTGACATCTATTTTAGCGCCCCAGTGCGACATctagtggagaaaaaaatatcaataaaatctGTAAAGTTAGAAAACGGAAAATAGAGTCTGCATTAATGCattaaatatactgtatatgtctATATATTTAAAGTATTGCTTTTCTGTTAAAAGTACATTTATCTCAgtacattatttatttctattactattattattggATGGTGAAAGTGGAGACTTAGAGGAAACATGGGAAACAGCTGCCACGTAGTGAACAATCCTTCCGGGAGTCAAACCTGTGACTCGCTGCTCGGCTCATCTGATGAGTAAAAAGaacacatttcctctgaaaCTCTGAGCTTTTAAAAGGTACTGTAACACTGATGTTTAACCATACAACAAATAAGGCAAACCTAAATGTTATGTAATAACAGTGTGAACTCGTGTCATTGTATCGAACTGCCGACTTTAAATCTgcctgaatgtgtttttattgagtAATCGGTCGATTATATAATTTGCCTAATTTTCTCATTTGTGTGCATTTACAGTTAAGGCTGCGTGTTTCCTTGCATAGCCTTCATGTCGGCTGTAGGGAACAGGAGACCTGGTTCAGTTTGGTTCGGGTCTGAACCGCTTCACCCGATGAGATGAACCCGAAAAggacaaactgcagcactgtGATATTATATGGTGGATACATATAGATAGGTCCATCATTATGGTTTTccatgtcaggatggccgagcggtctaaggcgctgcgttcaggtcgcagtctcccctggaggcgtgggttcgaatcccacttctgacaataacttttttttttatggattatacATTTAGTAATTTACACTACATGTAAAATATAACACTTTatattgattaaaataaataaataaacttgacTCCTTTTTGAAGAGGGAAGAGTCTCTGCAACACTGGCTGCAGCAGGCTTTTGCTTTATGACAGACATGTTGTGAACTGATATATGTATGAGAGGTTGTGCTAGACTTTTTCATGGTCTGtcagtggttttaaaaaaaaaatctatttttatctgtcattttaattttcgtgttttaattatgataaagaCATAGTcaatagcatttaattttccttcattcgtttttaatgcaaattcaattagaagaaactaaatgatgcacttataaaggcatgacagaaaacattcatcatgtcaacaccacatttccccgCAGTGACATCGGTGGCTACTAGACTTTTTTTTAGGTTTCACATATTGACATGTATACACACTTTAAATACTGTAATAACCCTGTAAAAGAAACCCAGAGGTGGCATAAAGGTACCATCCAGGTGAAAACTCAGTGAATCAAAATGTGTAACCCgttacacaacacaacacgtgTGTAAATACTCCACATTCACTGTATGCTCGGATAACCCGCCAGAAACCCACTTAAGAGCATTTGTGTTACTGATTTCATTCAATTTTGACGTGACTTCATGGAAATTCAAACCACGCGACGGAGCCGTTTTTATGGTCCAATTAGCAAACATGACAACATGGACATCAACGGGGAGAAATTAAACTAACACCTTAAGAGTTAGCACACGGCGCTGTCTTTTATGTGTAAATATGCTCACCATGTCGATGAATCAACGTAAAGTGCTCCCATCGTTTGAATGAGTGAATATCGGAcggttaaataaaataattataataaaaaaaaaaacttacctgTCTTGCGCCGACATTTCTCTGCCGTGATTGGTCACATGTTGGAAATGTTCACGCCGATTGGCTGACGAAGGTTGGACTCCGTGAACGTGATTGGCTGTCACCTCCAACATTTCCCCGGACGTTCAGGTCGCTGTCTCCCCCTGGAGgtgtgggttcgaatcccacttctgacagccaccttttcttttttcacggATTATACATTTAGTCATTTACACTCCTAATTGTAATACCTGTAAAGTATAACGcttttaattgattaaaaataaataaataaaagtgaaaagccTCAGAGCCATATGGGAGCAGGAGGCCCGGTCCAGGGTGGTTCTGGTCTTAACCGCTCCACCCAACGACATGACTTGAAAAGGACAAACAACATTAGACTATGACATTATAATCATACGATATGACTACAAATATTATATGATATAATACATATATGTAGGTTCATAGCTTCAGTTTTctatgtcaggatggccgagcggtctaaggcgctgcgttcaggtcgcagtctcccctggaggcgtgggttcgaatcccacttctgacaataacttttttttttatggattatacATTTAGTCATTTGCACTCATAATTATAACACCTGTAAAAGGTAACACtttaaattgattaaataaatacacaaataaatgaataaactccttttttccttcaacTTTTCAGACTTGTTAATGAGTCACTGAGATGAAAAGCCTCAGAGCCATATGGGAGGTGCCAGAGAAGGGAGATAGAGGTGGCAAGAGGGCAAGCAGATAGAGATAAGATGTCGAAACACTcattctcagtgtgtgtgtgtgtgtgtgcgtgcgtgtttgtgagAGACAGCAGGCTGTAGGGAGGCTCTCACAGCACCACCATTAGACACCTGTCAGGCAGGTGGAGAATAACTGCTGCGAACCTGAACCTGGAGATTTCTCTGAATGCACCTCTTCAAGATCTTGACTGTTTTAGGATTTTTAACCACTCAGACTGTGTATGCTTAtatgtttttgaaatttttctttgtaaaaaacTCTGCCGTTTGCTGCCCTGACCAGCTATCGTGGATGGTGACCTCATCCCAAAATTCAAGAATGCTCTAAGGagtgaaaactggaaaaaaggaggaaacatttGCATCAAAGACTTTCCTGCTGAGACTACAACACAGCTGGAAGgagtttgttgttttcagacacATCTAACTTCAGATTAGCACCAAGATCATGGCAGACTTTCCGTCCAAAGTGACCACAGAGACCAGCTCTCCAAACTCCCAGCAGGGAGGCAACAGTCTCCGCGGGTTGACTGCTAATGTCACCACCATGATCGACATATCTTTTATCAGGAGCATCCCAGCCATCCTCATGATTGCTGAAATAGTATGTAACAGATCCACAAAAGCTCTATTTTACTCTTCTCAGAGCAAATTTGTCTTCAGACTTCAACTTCAAACCTCTCCTCTGTTCTTTCTATTGTGTCTTTCGAGCTCCAGCACATTATGACATTAAGAATCACTGGCTTAATTTAAAGGTGAAATGGTGATATTCAACATCAGAAACATCAGAAATATGTTGATCTGTTTGACATGTCATGAACAAAACCAAtgactctctctgtcttccatCACTCTTTCACTTCATTT contains:
- the tgm2l gene encoding protein-glutamine gamma-glutamyltransferase 2 — its product is MASHTRVITNVDLRSHENNLAHRTREIDRERLIVRRGQPFFITLQCSDSLPPEHNLDLVLHLGKRDEVVIKVQKERAAADQWWFIQQRAQDELLLTLHSPADAIIGQYHLAAVIVSPDGRILEETDKIGFHLLFNPWCKDDVVYLPDEQQLQEYIMNEDGMIFIGSWNDIKSMSWNYGQFEDNVMEICFQVLDNSKEALRNSRMDIKKRSDPIYVGRIIAAMVNSNDDRGVVSGRWEEPYTGGVAPYRWTGSVPILQQWSRAGVRAVKYGQCWVFAGVACTVLRCLGIPTRLISNFASGHDTDENLTIEIVLNERLEPVGGRDSSWNFHCWVESWMRRDDLPKGNDGWQVLDSTPQERSDGEFRCGPCPVKAIKEGNLGVKYDAPFVFAEVNADMVFWKITPDGERQKIKVDQQSVGRNISTKSIYGNHREDVTLQYKYPEGSEKEREVYKKAGRRVTEPSDEAAEPELQLSIKHAKPVFGTDFDVIVELKNEGRKDTKAQLTILATSVTYNSFNLGECQHKITSVTVPAQQTHREVMRLHYDDYVKCVAENHLIRVKALLEISGNHEPIMTMANIPLSTPELFIQVPEKAFVRERVTAHISFINPLPVPLKGGVFTVEGAGLLSSSKIHVNEDISPGQKVFVKMSFNPVRTGVRKFLVDFDSDRLKGVKGDAILIIRKRFSIAGF